The following coding sequences lie in one Treponema socranskii subsp. buccale genomic window:
- the rfbB gene encoding dTDP-glucose 4,6-dehydratase, translating to MARKLTNIMVTGGAGFIGCNFIRFLLGNESGFAGRVVNVDCLTYAGNLESLSDIETEYGSSRYFFEKADICDRAEIERILKQYDIDTIVHFAAESHVDRSILGPETFIKTNVMGTFTLLDAARNFWQKPDGVMREDVLFHHISTDEVYGSLGATGAFTETTPYDPRSPYSASKASSDHIASAYSHTYGLPLTLSNCSNNYGPYQFPEKLIPLMIANIRDGKELPVYGEGKNVRDWIYVEDHNRAVWLILQKGEAGQKYNIGGENELQNIELLQKLIELTAGELHKDVADVEKTIVHVKDRPGHDLRYAIDCTKIKTELGWQRKVSFDEGLRRTVSWYLSHRDWIDHILSGEYKTWIAENYTKR from the coding sequence ATGGCTCGGAAATTAACGAATATCATGGTCACCGGCGGTGCCGGTTTTATCGGCTGTAATTTTATTCGCTTTTTGCTCGGAAACGAAAGCGGTTTTGCCGGGCGCGTCGTCAACGTCGATTGTCTCACTTATGCGGGCAACCTCGAAAGCCTTTCCGACATCGAAACCGAGTACGGCTCGTCGCGCTATTTTTTTGAAAAGGCCGACATCTGCGACAGGGCGGAAATCGAGCGTATTTTAAAACAATACGATATCGACACTATCGTGCACTTTGCGGCGGAAAGCCACGTCGACCGTTCCATTTTGGGACCGGAAACCTTTATTAAAACGAACGTCATGGGAACCTTTACGCTGCTCGATGCCGCACGCAATTTTTGGCAAAAGCCGGACGGCGTGATGCGCGAAGACGTGCTCTTTCATCACATAAGCACCGACGAAGTGTACGGCTCGCTCGGAGCGACGGGAGCTTTCACCGAAACGACGCCCTACGATCCGCGCTCACCGTATTCGGCGAGCAAAGCGTCGAGCGATCACATCGCGTCGGCATACAGCCACACGTACGGTTTGCCGCTTACGCTTTCGAACTGCTCGAACAATTACGGACCCTATCAGTTTCCCGAAAAACTCATTCCCCTCATGATCGCAAATATCCGAGACGGAAAGGAGCTTCCGGTATACGGCGAGGGTAAGAACGTGCGCGATTGGATTTACGTCGAAGATCACAACCGCGCGGTTTGGCTTATTTTGCAAAAAGGCGAGGCCGGACAAAAATACAATATCGGCGGAGAAAACGAACTGCAAAATATCGAACTGCTGCAAAAACTCATCGAGCTTACGGCGGGCGAACTGCATAAAGACGTCGCCGACGTTGAAAAGACGATCGTCCATGTAAAAGACCGCCCCGGACACGACCTCCGCTACGCGATCGACTGCACGAAAATCAAAACCGAACTCGGCTGGCAGCGTAAAGTTTCGTTCGACGAAGGACTTCGCCGTACGGTGTCGTGGTATCTTTCGCATCGGGATTGGATCGATCATATCCTCTCCGGCGAATACAAAACCTGGATTGCGGAAAATTACACGAAGCGGTGA
- a CDS encoding YbhB/YbcL family Raf kinase inhibitor-like protein — translation MERFMKLTSTAFADGKKLPKEFAKMGANRIPPLKIEGVPGGAKSLAVIMHDPDAPMAGGFYHWTLWNIPPETATIGEGAVPRGALEGKTSWGTCGYNGPQPPFGTHRYIFYLYALDAVLDLPAGSDVQALKNAISGHEIESASLTGMFGVLDNFRK, via the coding sequence ATGGAACGCTTTATGAAATTGACAAGTACGGCCTTTGCCGACGGTAAAAAATTGCCGAAAGAATTTGCAAAAATGGGAGCGAACCGCATTCCGCCGCTGAAAATCGAAGGTGTGCCCGGCGGCGCAAAGAGCCTTGCCGTCATCATGCACGATCCGGATGCACCGATGGCGGGAGGTTTTTATCATTGGACGCTATGGAATATCCCGCCCGAAACGGCAACGATAGGGGAGGGAGCCGTTCCTCGCGGCGCCCTCGAAGGGAAAACGAGTTGGGGTACGTGCGGCTACAACGGCCCGCAGCCGCCGTTCGGTACACACCGCTATATCTTTTACCTCTATGCGCTCGACGCGGTGCTCGATCTTCCCGCAGGCAGCGACGTGCAAGCGCTCAAAAACGCGATTTCGGGGCACGAGATCGAAAGCGCATCGCTTACCGGTATGTTCGGTGTTTTGGATAATTTTCGAAAATAA
- a CDS encoding flavodoxin yields the protein MNKLKIIAAFVFVFAALGVHAQPKERKSLVVYFSRADENSKVGYIAEGNTAIVAKLIAEKMNADVFEIVPEKPYPADYESCVAYVKNEQRNNARPAYTGDVDISPYDTIFIGYPIWWGDLPPVVYTFIEEHDMDGKMIIPFCTHEGSGMAGTARVFRRMFKHSTVNSGISVLGHVAQNDRHKADIAVTTWLKLTLRFIP from the coding sequence ATGAATAAACTGAAAATCATCGCCGCCTTTGTTTTCGTCTTTGCGGCGCTCGGCGTACACGCGCAGCCGAAAGAACGGAAATCGCTCGTCGTCTATTTTTCCCGCGCGGACGAAAATTCCAAAGTCGGCTACATAGCCGAAGGCAATACCGCGATCGTTGCAAAACTCATCGCTGAAAAAATGAACGCGGACGTATTCGAAATCGTACCGGAAAAACCGTACCCCGCCGATTACGAAAGCTGCGTCGCATATGTAAAAAACGAACAGCGGAATAATGCACGTCCCGCCTATACGGGTGATGTCGATATCTCGCCTTACGATACGATCTTTATCGGCTATCCGATTTGGTGGGGCGACTTGCCGCCGGTCGTGTATACGTTTATCGAAGAACACGATATGGACGGAAAGATGATCATTCCGTTTTGTACGCACGAAGGAAGCGGTATGGCGGGAACCGCCCGCGTGTTCCGCCGCATGTTTAAGCATTCGACGGTAAACAGCGGTATTTCGGTGCTCGGTCACGTCGCGCAAAACGACAGACACAAAGCGGATATCGCGGTAACGACGTGGCTCAAGCTGACGCTGCGCTTTATACCGTAA
- a CDS encoding response regulator, with the protein MYSVFIVDDEMIVREGLRTKIDWEKSRFSFAGEAGDGEIALSMIQDIKPDILITDIKMPFMDGLELAQAVKKLQPKISIIILSGHDEFDYAKKAISIGVEDYILKPFTLDEILRCLNRVAEKLDLERRQFTDISRMKAELESNIVLAREKLCSDIVLGALDTHTAIQKAEALGINLVARFYIVSVSTIANADDTVDALIAAKSIVLSVSASMPDSIGFFIAPDTFVSIIKSGAKESCEEAAFNIADTIRHEIAKNTTCTVITAIGSVAEHISHIVNSFQDASSILKRCRISDKNKIISAGDIDASQNNSIVLQENDPLVERLNYADESEIDQIIREYIALLGDNRERFSIIASYLLVDVIMAVSKIIEQFGGNIQSVMPEILTHAFIDAAVQNEKTFIAEIEKVLVSVLRYRNEHVRGHYADVILRAKKYIDANFADPDICLRSVADAVHFSPNHFSTIFSQECNTTFIEYLTGVRIARAKKLLKSTDMKSADIAYKTGFNDPHYFSFIFKKVTGLSPREYRADPTNDTYAPRQSGSVSDNG; encoded by the coding sequence ATGTACAGCGTTTTTATCGTCGACGATGAAATGATCGTCCGCGAAGGTCTCCGTACAAAAATCGATTGGGAAAAGTCGCGCTTTTCGTTTGCCGGCGAAGCGGGCGACGGAGAAATCGCGCTTTCGATGATACAGGATATAAAGCCGGACATCCTCATCACCGATATCAAAATGCCGTTTATGGACGGGCTCGAACTCGCGCAGGCGGTAAAAAAATTGCAGCCGAAAATATCGATCATCATCCTGTCCGGACACGACGAATTCGATTACGCAAAAAAAGCGATTTCGATCGGTGTGGAAGATTATATTTTAAAACCGTTTACGCTCGACGAAATTCTTCGCTGCTTAAACCGCGTTGCCGAAAAGCTCGACCTGGAGCGCCGGCAATTTACCGACATCTCGCGGATGAAAGCGGAACTCGAATCGAATATCGTGCTCGCTCGCGAAAAGCTTTGTTCGGATATCGTACTCGGCGCACTCGATACGCATACGGCCATCCAAAAAGCGGAAGCGCTCGGCATCAATCTCGTCGCGCGCTTTTATATCGTAAGCGTCAGCACGATCGCAAACGCGGACGATACGGTCGATGCGTTGATCGCCGCAAAATCGATTGTCCTGTCGGTAAGCGCAAGCATGCCCGACAGCATCGGATTTTTTATCGCGCCCGATACCTTCGTTTCGATCATCAAAAGCGGCGCAAAAGAATCGTGCGAAGAGGCGGCGTTCAACATCGCCGACACGATCCGGCATGAAATCGCAAAAAACACGACGTGCACGGTCATTACCGCGATCGGTTCGGTCGCCGAACACATATCGCACATCGTCAATTCGTTTCAAGACGCATCGTCGATTTTAAAACGCTGCCGCATTTCGGACAAAAATAAAATAATAAGTGCGGGCGATATCGACGCATCGCAAAATAATTCCATCGTGCTGCAGGAAAACGATCCGCTGGTCGAACGCCTCAATTATGCCGACGAAAGCGAAATCGATCAAATCATACGGGAATACATAGCGCTGCTCGGCGACAATCGGGAGCGCTTTTCGATCATCGCATCCTATCTTCTCGTCGACGTGATCATGGCGGTGTCGAAGATAATCGAACAGTTCGGCGGAAACATTCAAAGCGTTATGCCGGAAATCCTCACGCACGCGTTTATCGACGCCGCCGTGCAGAACGAAAAAACCTTTATCGCGGAAATCGAAAAAGTGCTCGTTTCCGTGCTGCGCTACCGCAACGAGCACGTACGCGGACACTACGCCGACGTCATCCTTCGCGCAAAAAAATATATCGACGCGAATTTTGCAGACCCCGACATTTGCCTGCGTTCGGTTGCGGACGCGGTGCATTTCAGTCCGAATCATTTCAGCACGATATTTTCGCAGGAATGCAATACGACGTTTATCGAATATTTAACGGGAGTGCGGATTGCCCGCGCAAAAAAATTATTAAAATCGACCGATATGAAAAGCGCGGACATCGCATACAAAACAGGTTTCAACGATCCGCACTACTTCAGTTTTATTTTCAAAAAAGTGACCGGGCTTTCGCCGCGCGAATACCGAGCCGATCCGACAAACGATACATACGCACCGCGGCAATCCGGCTCGGTTTCGGACAACGGTTGA
- the rfbC gene encoding dTDP-4-dehydrorhamnose 3,5-epimerase, whose product MSFAFNQCSIDGVPIEGLFEIVPKVFGDARGYFFESYSARDFAAAGIDARFVQDNQSRSTKSVLRGLHFQTKHPQGKLVRVISGSVYDVAVDLRNDSPTFGTYCGVVLDGEKQNQFYIPKGFAHGFYVLSGEAIFAYKCTDFYDPTGEGGIMWNDKTIGIDWERAAPGMTPLLSEKDKKHPSFDKDTRYFSKDGIWLGN is encoded by the coding sequence GTGTCGTTCGCGTTTAATCAATGCTCGATTGACGGAGTCCCTATTGAGGGGCTTTTTGAAATAGTACCGAAAGTGTTCGGAGATGCGCGCGGGTATTTTTTCGAATCCTACAGCGCGCGCGACTTTGCCGCCGCAGGGATCGATGCGCGCTTTGTGCAGGACAATCAGTCGCGATCGACAAAGAGCGTTTTGCGCGGTCTGCATTTTCAAACGAAACATCCGCAGGGAAAACTCGTGCGCGTCATATCGGGCAGCGTATACGATGTCGCTGTCGATTTACGAAACGATTCTCCGACTTTCGGAACATATTGCGGAGTGGTGCTTGACGGAGAAAAGCAAAATCAATTTTACATTCCGAAAGGCTTCGCGCACGGATTTTACGTGTTGAGCGGTGAGGCGATTTTTGCGTACAAGTGTACCGATTTTTACGATCCTACAGGTGAAGGCGGTATTATGTGGAACGACAAAACGATCGGAATCGATTGGGAGCGCGCGGCTCCGGGTATGACGCCGCTCCTTTCGGAAAAGGATAAAAAACATCCCTCATTCGATAAAGATACACGCTATTTTTCAAAGGACGGTATATGGCTCGGAAATTAA
- a CDS encoding DUF2715 domain-containing protein has protein sequence MKKLCAVSAMLLFVLPFCFAQNFLPKGTYRSPFENGMSAISKGGGIRGQRFLTPIIGYENYVVPGESNANAALLGLDFMYRRNSGFTVWFNNALILGNAIYTTRTYTYDYYTHTYYYDRYRAGGFVSGWAGEFLLGYSKTARNHQFDFGAGLQTAFGFGDAVLAEFAALAFRFDYACFFNGKVGITACITDGLGYGKVGYSPGFMNAFSIKLGPIFKL, from the coding sequence ATGAAAAAACTCTGTGCGGTTTCGGCAATGCTCTTGTTTGTATTGCCGTTTTGTTTTGCGCAAAACTTTTTGCCGAAAGGGACGTATCGTTCTCCGTTTGAAAACGGTATGTCCGCAATAAGCAAAGGCGGAGGCATACGGGGGCAGCGTTTTCTTACGCCGATCATCGGATATGAAAATTATGTTGTTCCGGGTGAAAGTAATGCAAATGCGGCGTTATTGGGCTTGGATTTTATGTACCGCAGAAATTCGGGCTTTACCGTTTGGTTCAACAACGCTCTCATTTTAGGGAATGCTATTTATACGACTCGCACATATACATACGATTATTATACACATACATACTATTATGATAGGTATAGGGCGGGCGGTTTCGTATCCGGCTGGGCGGGCGAGTTCCTTTTAGGATATTCGAAAACGGCAAGGAATCACCAATTCGATTTCGGGGCGGGGCTGCAAACGGCATTCGGATTCGGAGATGCAGTTTTAGCCGAATTCGCAGCACTCGCATTTCGCTTCGATTATGCGTGTTTTTTCAACGGCAAAGTCGGCATAACGGCCTGCATTACGGACGGATTGGGATACGGAAAGGTAGGATATTCGCCGGGCTTTATGAACGCTTTCAGCATAAAACTCGGACCGATTTTTAAATTATAA
- a CDS encoding sensor histidine kinase, with protein sequence MQKTNSIKKHLSFSYIFIIVLMIIPTAYSIIAQRMYTLQYDKIITNVSRANRLSQIVKTEISDEIWNIVAGKVDFAEGRQYVILERIRSGIAEIARSTIRDDNRQLLVVVSRAEKTLENYVDMLGRQIDSGTTVAENEKTMDEIRGVSSLIYDILQDYIVAEIESSTNTNESLKHSSITLMYIQIGIIIIIIMISVYAFTSVSENIRRPIHDMEILSSRIANGDLSARAEKPYVEELDNLALNLNIMAGKITDLIDENIKEQQNLQKAEMKTLQAQITPHFLYNTFDTIIWLAESEKKDAVIKITRAFSDFFRISLSKGHEWITIAQELDHVRNYLTIQRIRYADILDYTLDADEGIGDIPVLKLVLQPLVENAIYHGIKNKRGRGIISVTAKKTAAADGGDTRIRFTVEDNGIGFTEERLKIIRDELLQTSPAENLHTYGLYNVNKRLNLYYDTSVSLSITSERGKGTRVSFTVPVETYGSGG encoded by the coding sequence ATGCAAAAAACGAACAGCATAAAAAAGCACTTGAGCTTTTCCTATATCTTCATCATCGTCCTCATGATCATACCGACGGCTTATTCCATAATTGCGCAGCGCATGTACACGCTGCAGTACGATAAAATCATTACCAACGTGAGCCGTGCGAACAGGCTGAGCCAAATCGTCAAAACCGAAATTTCCGACGAAATATGGAACATCGTTGCGGGAAAAGTCGATTTTGCCGAAGGACGGCAATACGTCATACTCGAACGCATACGGTCGGGCATCGCCGAGATCGCGCGCTCGACGATACGCGATGACAACCGGCAGCTGCTTGTCGTCGTTTCGCGGGCGGAAAAAACGCTTGAAAATTACGTCGATATGCTCGGCAGGCAAATAGACTCGGGCACAACGGTCGCCGAAAACGAAAAGACGATGGATGAAATACGCGGCGTATCATCGCTCATCTACGACATTTTGCAGGATTACATCGTCGCGGAAATCGAATCGTCGACGAATACGAACGAAAGTTTAAAACACTCGTCGATCACGCTTATGTATATACAGATCGGCATCATAATAATTATTATTATGATTTCCGTGTACGCGTTCACTTCGGTATCGGAAAACATACGGCGTCCGATCCACGACATGGAAATACTGTCGTCGCGCATCGCGAACGGAGACTTGAGCGCGCGTGCGGAAAAGCCCTATGTAGAAGAGCTCGACAACCTTGCGCTCAATCTTAACATTATGGCGGGAAAGATAACCGACCTCATCGATGAAAATATTAAAGAGCAGCAAAATCTGCAAAAGGCGGAAATGAAAACGCTGCAGGCGCAGATTACACCGCACTTTTTATACAATACATTCGATACGATTATCTGGCTCGCCGAATCGGAAAAAAAAGACGCCGTCATAAAAATAACGCGCGCGTTTTCCGATTTTTTTCGCATTTCGCTGAGCAAGGGACACGAGTGGATAACGATCGCGCAGGAACTCGATCACGTGCGGAATTACCTGACGATCCAGCGTATCCGCTATGCCGACATCCTCGACTATACGCTCGATGCCGACGAAGGGATCGGCGACATCCCCGTCCTTAAATTGGTTTTGCAGCCGCTCGTCGAAAACGCGATCTATCACGGTATCAAAAATAAACGAGGGCGGGGGATTATCTCGGTAACGGCAAAAAAAACTGCGGCAGCGGACGGCGGCGATACGCGCATACGATTTACCGTCGAAGATAACGGCATAGGATTTACGGAAGAGCGGCTTAAAATCATCCGCGATGAGTTGCTGCAAACGTCTCCTGCGGAAAACCTGCACACATACGGTCTGTACAATGTGAACAAGCGCCTCAATCTGTATTACGATACGTCGGTGTCGCTTTCGATAACGAGCGAACGAGGCAAAGGGACGCGCGTTTCGTTTACGGTGCCCGTCGAAACGTACGGGAGCGGGGGATAA
- the rfbA gene encoding glucose-1-phosphate thymidylyltransferase RfbA, producing the protein MKGIILAGGSGTRLYPITKAVSKQILPLYDKPMIYYPLSALMLSKIREVLIISTPRDLPVFEELLGDGKQLGMRFEYAVQDKPRGLADAFIVGKNFIKNDTVALVLGDNVFYGQGFSRNLSNAVERVETKGGAVIFGYYVKDPSAYGVVEFDTDGKAVGIEEKPAHPKSNYAVPGLYFYDNDVVDIASNVQPSARGEIEITSVNNAYLERSALSVELLGRGMAWLDTGTYNDLLEAGNFIATIERRQGLYVSCIEEIAYRNGWVSRDDLLKLADGYKTDYGRYLEYIASL; encoded by the coding sequence ATGAAAGGTATCATCCTTGCAGGCGGATCGGGTACGCGCCTTTATCCGATTACGAAAGCGGTTTCAAAACAGATTTTGCCGCTCTACGACAAACCGATGATTTATTACCCGCTGTCGGCGCTCATGCTTTCGAAAATCCGTGAAGTTTTAATAATTTCAACGCCGCGCGATCTGCCTGTCTTTGAAGAACTGCTCGGAGACGGAAAGCAGCTCGGTATGCGTTTCGAATATGCGGTACAGGACAAACCTCGCGGACTTGCGGACGCCTTTATCGTCGGAAAGAATTTTATTAAAAACGATACGGTCGCGCTGGTGCTCGGCGACAATGTCTTTTACGGGCAGGGATTTTCGCGCAATCTTTCAAACGCGGTTGAACGAGTCGAAACAAAAGGCGGTGCGGTCATTTTCGGTTACTACGTCAAAGATCCGAGCGCATACGGTGTCGTCGAATTCGATACAGACGGCAAAGCGGTCGGCATCGAAGAAAAGCCCGCTCATCCGAAAAGCAATTACGCGGTGCCGGGTTTGTATTTTTACGATAACGATGTCGTCGACATTGCATCGAACGTACAGCCGTCGGCGCGGGGAGAAATCGAAATCACGTCGGTAAACAACGCGTATCTCGAACGCTCCGCTTTGTCGGTCGAACTGCTCGGTCGCGGCATGGCCTGGCTCGACACCGGCACCTACAACGATTTGCTCGAAGCGGGCAACTTTATCGCGACGATCGAAAGGCGGCAGGGTTTGTACGTATCGTGCATCGAAGAGATCGCGTATCGGAACGGCTGGGTTTCACGGGACGATTTGTTAAAACTCGCGGACGGCTACAAAACGGATTACGGCAGATATCTCGAATACATCGCAAGTTTGTGA
- a CDS encoding phosphoribosylaminoimidazolecarboxamide formyltransferase: MTELLLKYGCNPNQKPSRVFVEKGELPFAVLNGKPGYINLLDALNGWQLVKELRAVSGISAAASFKHVSPAGAAVGLPLSDTLKRIYFTGDVELSPLASAYARARGADRMSSFGDFIALSDPCDEATARLIAKEVSDGVIAPGYDGAALDILKAKKKGAYVALQIDGSYVPEEIERKQVFGITFEQGRNNAVIDSSCLKNIVTKNKTLSDTDTLNLLISLIVLKYTQSNSVAFVKDGQAIGVGAGQQSRVHCTRLAAGKADTWWLRQSPQALALEFRDDIKRAERDNAIDVYVGSESGDILADGVWQKVFKTKPPVFTEEEKRIWISKNTGVAVGSDAFFPFGDNIERAHKSGASVVAEPGGSIRDDDVIRTCDAYGMVMAFTGMRLFHH; this comes from the coding sequence ATGACGGAATTACTTCTCAAATACGGATGTAACCCGAACCAAAAACCTTCCCGCGTGTTCGTGGAAAAAGGAGAGCTGCCGTTTGCCGTTTTAAACGGGAAACCGGGCTATATCAATCTGCTCGACGCGCTGAACGGCTGGCAGCTTGTCAAAGAACTGCGTGCCGTAAGCGGTATAAGCGCCGCGGCTTCGTTCAAGCACGTGTCGCCTGCGGGAGCCGCCGTCGGTTTGCCGCTTTCCGATACGCTCAAGCGCATATATTTTACGGGAGATGTCGAACTTTCGCCGCTCGCTTCCGCCTATGCCCGTGCGCGCGGCGCCGACCGTATGTCGTCGTTCGGCGATTTTATCGCACTGTCCGATCCTTGCGACGAAGCGACGGCTCGCCTCATCGCAAAAGAAGTGTCCGACGGCGTTATCGCGCCCGGCTACGACGGCGCCGCACTCGATATTTTAAAAGCGAAAAAAAAAGGCGCATACGTCGCCCTTCAAATAGACGGCTCTTATGTGCCCGAAGAAATCGAACGGAAACAAGTGTTCGGTATTACGTTCGAACAGGGACGAAACAACGCAGTCATCGACTCGTCGTGTTTGAAAAATATCGTAACGAAAAACAAAACGCTTTCCGATACCGATACATTGAATTTATTAATTTCGCTCATCGTACTCAAGTATACGCAGTCGAACAGCGTCGCCTTTGTCAAAGACGGGCAGGCGATCGGTGTCGGTGCGGGGCAGCAGTCGCGCGTTCACTGCACGCGCCTTGCCGCCGGCAAAGCGGATACGTGGTGGCTCCGCCAGTCGCCCCAAGCGCTCGCACTTGAATTCCGCGACGATATAAAGCGAGCCGAGCGCGACAATGCGATCGACGTATACGTCGGAAGCGAATCCGGCGACATACTTGCGGACGGTGTGTGGCAAAAAGTATTTAAAACGAAACCGCCCGTTTTTACGGAAGAAGAAAAGCGCATATGGATTTCGAAAAATACCGGTGTCGCCGTCGGAAGCGATGCATTTTTCCCGTTCGGCGACAACATCGAGCGCGCGCATAAAAGCGGAGCTTCCGTCGTAGCCGAACCCGGCGGTTCGATACGCGACGACGATGTCATACGTACGTGCGACGCATACGGTATGGTTATGGCCTTTACCGGCATGCGCCTTTTTCACCACTGA
- a CDS encoding Dps family protein, which translates to MSKELESKLNLYLANQMIDYVKKHNLHWNLKGTQFFTLHAKLEELYEEAGDILDEVAERILALGGNPVSNMKEALEMATIKELGDGPKSADETIRALISDTDYWIKDSKEIADLADKEGDSVTNDMFNGYTKAYQKLAWMLKAYNS; encoded by the coding sequence ATGTCAAAGGAATTGGAATCGAAATTAAATCTGTATCTTGCAAATCAGATGATCGATTATGTCAAAAAACATAATCTCCATTGGAACTTAAAGGGTACTCAGTTTTTTACCCTTCATGCAAAACTCGAAGAGTTGTACGAAGAAGCGGGCGACATCCTCGATGAAGTTGCCGAACGCATTCTCGCCCTCGGAGGCAATCCCGTTTCAAATATGAAAGAAGCGCTCGAGATGGCGACGATCAAAGAACTCGGTGACGGTCCGAAATCCGCCGACGAAACGATCCGCGCCCTTATTTCCGACACCGACTATTGGATCAAAGATTCGAAAGAAATCGCCGATCTTGCGGACAAAGAGGGCGACAGCGTTACCAACGATATGTTCAACGGCTACACGAAAGCATATCAAAAATTGGCGTGGATGTTGAAAGCGTATAACAGCTGA
- a CDS encoding heavy metal-binding domain-containing protein: MKKFFSLFSAAATILILASCSSIPPSVSEINRMRHNEPVMSEIPYEAYTAVGRVSGEGSVSSVRTSTGLFEGDTGNYGSLDNFDAIYLNISEKTVIAPPTPFDAALANAVYKMVERADELQADAVIFVRTKTKITDDKGKRTVSVHISGLAVKLK, from the coding sequence ATGAAAAAATTTTTCAGTCTTTTTTCGGCGGCGGCAACGATATTGATTTTGGCATCCTGTTCGAGCATTCCGCCTTCCGTAAGTGAAATAAACAGAATGCGGCACAACGAACCGGTAATGTCGGAAATTCCTTATGAAGCGTATACGGCAGTCGGCCGCGTAAGCGGAGAAGGGAGCGTTTCAAGCGTACGGACATCGACCGGTTTATTTGAGGGCGATACCGGAAATTACGGCAGCCTGGATAATTTCGACGCCATCTACCTTAACATCAGCGAAAAAACGGTAATCGCTCCGCCGACGCCGTTCGACGCGGCGCTTGCCAATGCGGTATACAAAATGGTCGAACGCGCCGACGAACTCCAAGCCGATGCGGTTATTTTCGTACGCACAAAAACGAAGATAACCGATGACAAAGGCAAGCGAACGGTTTCCGTTCACATAAGCGGTTTAGCGGTAAAATTAAAGTAA
- a CDS encoding ribokinase — MKIVNFGSLNIDYVYTVPHFVRPGETLAAVRRDIFPGGKGLNQTTALTRALGKASGIEICIAGGIGKNDGAILKQAIIDMNVDTALLGEYDAPSGHALIQVDASGQNSIIYYAGTNKMQTKDFVDGVLAHFSKGDFIILQNEINMLDYIIEKAHERGLVIFFNPSPFEKSILDLPLHYVDCFLVNEVEAADIAETPLGDGDELLRAVTQKFSSASVVLTLGKHGVAYKDASGTYRHGVYDVDVVDTTAAGDTFTGYFIVCRALGMPVEKALEYASKASSIAVSRKGASPSIPTFDEVERCTLALKK, encoded by the coding sequence ATGAAAATAGTCAATTTCGGTTCGTTGAACATCGATTATGTCTATACGGTGCCGCATTTCGTGCGTCCGGGAGAAACGCTTGCGGCCGTGCGGCGCGACATATTTCCCGGCGGCAAAGGATTGAATCAGACGACGGCGCTTACCCGCGCGCTCGGCAAAGCGTCCGGTATTGAAATCTGCATCGCGGGCGGGATCGGTAAAAACGACGGCGCGATTTTAAAACAGGCGATCATCGATATGAACGTCGACACGGCTTTGCTCGGCGAATACGATGCGCCGTCAGGACACGCGCTTATCCAAGTGGACGCATCGGGGCAAAACAGCATCATCTATTACGCCGGAACGAACAAAATGCAGACGAAGGATTTTGTCGACGGCGTGCTCGCTCATTTTTCAAAAGGTGATTTTATTATCCTCCAAAACGAAATAAATATGCTCGATTACATCATCGAAAAGGCGCATGAGCGCGGACTCGTGATTTTTTTCAATCCGTCGCCGTTCGAAAAAAGCATTCTCGATCTGCCGCTGCACTATGTCGATTGTTTTCTCGTAAACGAAGTGGAAGCGGCCGATATCGCGGAAACGCCTCTCGGAGACGGCGATGAACTCCTTCGCGCCGTGACACAAAAATTCAGCAGCGCGTCGGTCGTGCTGACACTCGGAAAACACGGCGTCGCCTACAAAGATGCGAGCGGCACGTACCGCCACGGAGTTTACGACGTGGACGTTGTCGACACGACGGCGGCCGGCGATACTTTTACCGGCTATTTTATCGTGTGCCGCGCACTCGGCATGCCCGTCGAAAAAGCGCTCGAATACGCATCGAAAGCGTCGTCCATTGCGGTGTCACGAAAAGGCGCATCCCCGTCGATCCCGACATTCGACGAAGTTGAACGGTGTACGCTCGCGTTGAAAAAATGA